A genomic segment from Aegilops tauschii subsp. strangulata cultivar AL8/78 chromosome 1, Aet v6.0, whole genome shotgun sequence encodes:
- the LOC109757809 gene encoding arginine decarboxylase: MAAQNYGELYNILGWGEPYFTVNREGHLCVKTHGHETKPGQEIDVVSVAEAAKEKGVQFPMILRFPDVLKHRLDSLHVAFEKAIKHTGYTAPYQGVYPVKVNQNRAIINDFVSFGHRHSYGLEAGSKPELLIAMSYLTKAKPGAFLVCNGYKDAEYVALALSARAMGLNVIIVLEMEEELDIIIEQSSKLGVEPVVGVRAKLLTKIPGHFGSTAGKHGKFGLLADKIYEVAKKLKDLNKLHWLKLLHFHIGSMIPTTDIVSSAAREASGIYCTLVKQYGADMTTLDCGGGLGVDYDGTRSGSSDMSVAYGLEEYASSIVQAVRLTCEYNGGIPHPVLCTESGRAMVSHHSMIILEALSAIPEPKDDETPEQLHSKIQRLSSNPPPPRALMATDLQKHATDIQKHGVEMYKLAKKLAKRIAGDANTIYNYHMNLSIFSLVPDFWGIKHLFPMMPASRLNEKPTQMGTLIDITCDSDGKIDKFIGNAETLPLHPLDPESGGYYVAVLLSGAYQEALSCKHNLFGGPSIVRVKNSTGGGIVGGGGGFDIATADSGPTTEELISTVGYDVKEDIRGVIEQRAREKGVWEKVGAFVHAGLTSMPYLVEYKVPRTA, encoded by the coding sequence ATGGCCGCCCAGAACTACGGTGAATTGTACAACATCCTCGGCTGGGGCGAACCCTACTTCACCGTGAACAGGGAGGGCCACCTGTGTGTCAAGACCCACGGCCACGAGACGAAGCCAGGGCAAGAGATAGACGTGGTGTCCGTAGCTGAAGCTGCAAAGGAGAAGGGCGTCCAATTCCCCATGATCCTCCGCTTCCCCGACGTGCTCAAGCACCGCCTCGACTCGCTCCACGTCGCATTCGAGAAGGCCATCAAGCACACCGGGTACACGGCGCCATATCAGGGCGTGTACCCAGTGAAGGTGAACCAGAACAGGGCCATCATCAACGACTTTGTTAGCTTTGGCCACCGTCACAGCTACGGGCTGGAGGCGGGCTCCAAGCCAGAATTGCTCATCGCAATGAGCTACCTTACCAAAGCCAAGCCTGGAGCCTTCCTGGTATGCAATGGGTACAAGGACGCGGAGTACGTGGCGCTGGCGCTGTCGGCGCGTGCAATGGGCCTGAATGTCATCATCGTGTTGGAGATGGAGGAGGAGCTGGACATCATCATCGAGCAAAGCAGCAAGCTCGGGGTGGAGCCGGTGGTGGGCGTGCGTGCCAAGCTGCTCACCAAGATACCAGGCCACTTCGGGTCGACGGCCGGCAAGCACGGCAAGTTCGGCCTGCTTGCCGACAAGATCTACGAGGTGGCCAAGAAGCTCAAGGATCTCAACAAGCTGCACTGGCTCAAGTTGCTGCATTTCCACATCGGCTCCATGATCCCGACCACGGACATAGTGTCTAGTGCAGCCAGGGAGGCCTCCGGCATCTACTGCACCCTGGTAAAGCAGTATGGCGCGGATATGACCACGCTGGACTGCGGCGGGGGGCTCGGCGTCGACTACGACGGCACCCGATCAGGAAGCTCCGACATGTCGGTGGCGTACGGACTGGAGGAGTACGCGTCCAGCATTGTGCAGGCTGTGCGGCTCACGTGCGAGTACAATGGCGGCATCCCCCACCCTGTGTTGTGCACCGAGAGCGGCCGCGCCATGGTGTCGCACCACTCGATGATCATCCTCGAGGCCCTCTCGGCGATCCCAGAGCCCAAGGACGACGAGACCCCCGAGCAGCTGCACAGCAAGATCCAGCGTCTCTCCTCCAATCCGCCGCCGCCGAGAGCACTCATGGCCACGGACCTCCAGAAGCATGCCACGGACATCCAGAAGCACGGGGTGGAGATGTACAAGCTGGCCAAGAAGCTCGCCAAGCGGATCGCCGGCGACGCCAACACCATCTACAACTACCACATGAACCTCTCCATCTTCTCGCTGGTTCCCGACTTCTGGGGCATCAAGCACCTCTTCCCGATGATGCCGGCGAGCCGGCTCAACGAGAAGCCGACTCAAATGGGCACGCTCATCGACATCACCTGCGATAGTGACGGCAAGATTGACAAGTTCATAGGCAATGCCGAGACGCTGCCGTTGCACCCGCTGGACCCTGAGAGTGGCGGCTACTACGTGGCCGTGCTCCTCTCCGGCGCCTACCAGGAAGCCCTTTCTTGCAAGCACAACCTGTTCGGTGGCCCAAGCATAGTGCGGGTCAAGAATAGCACCGGCGGCGGCATcgttggtggcggtggtggcttCGACATCGCCACAGCCGATAGCGGCCCGACGACGGAGGAGCTCATCAGCACCGTGGGGTACGACGTCAAGGAGGACATTCGCGGCGTGATCGAACAGCGCGCCAGGGAGAAGGGCGTGTGGGAGAAGGTGGGGGCGTTCGTGCACGCCGGGCTTACCTCCATGCCCTACCTCGTCGAATACAAGGTCCCACGAACCGCCTAA